The genomic stretch atttgtaatGCCCATTTAAGTTGAAGtgaattaattgatttattaattCACAATGGACTATTTGGGTTGGCCCATTATTTAAGCCCAAGTTAAATGGATTTCTTGAGTAATCCAAAATGCAGGAAGATTCTGAGGGTTTTCTTGAAGACTTAGCCTACATATTTTGGTTATAAATAAAGGTCTTCCCTCAAGACAAATACACGAGAAAAATCTCTAACTTTcggagaaactctgtcaaattctctcaagagctttcttcctcaatccaaatccaaatcaagtcaaacaaatcCTCTTGCTATCGGTGTTGAAGACTTACAGTTCCAAGTATTTGACGCCATCATCAAATCAATAGTTTTCTACGCCGAAATTGTAGGAAACACCCTTTCGATTGGAGAACAAGTCTTTTCGACCCTTCAATTGAGGCTAttcaaagaaaagaatcaggggattaaattttttgatttaagaattttcagagattgtaacccacttattatttgatttaatcaatttgatatttgtgcaagttttcttgtcttttatttcaggcaacaaaatttgtgcttacaAACGGAACTCTGCTGTCTAATCCCTCAAGTTCTGCAGTGAATAGTCAGCCATCTATAACGCCTCCTAGGTGACATTTTGCACCAGTTATTGTTTCAGTAGGATGAAGATACTTGTGTGCTCGCCTTTTGCCCAGATAGTTAAAACTGTAAAGTTATGTTCCTTGTCCCTCCTAGTGAGCCAAATGTTGAAAGGCAAAGATacattttttttacttaattagTTGTTTGCTTTTGAGACTTGCAAGGTTGCTTGATTTTTGACCAATGATTcatttgtaaaatttcagcagTTAATCTTGCTATGTTGCAAAGTCCAATCACTCTCTCCTTAATGCAACTCTAGTCTCCCATAATTGGATCTTTCCTTGAAGAAACTTAGGTCACTACCAAAATGATCAAAAGAGACTGTTGACATAGTTGCCATTTCTGCCATGGGCGTTTTAAGACGTTTTTAAAAACACTCTCGCTATTTTATACCATTTGCTCCTCCCTTTTACGCCATGGTCCTAATTGTTTGCATCCATAAGAATGCAATACTAACATGCACTTTGATTGCGGTTTATAGTTTCATTAAGAAGAGGAAGGTGCGACTGCTGAAAATTGCAATGATTTGAATTTCCAAACTTCCCACTTCCACATCGAGAATTTTCCACTCATATCTATTAAGAATTCTAATTTTGCAACTTCACTGTGTAGGTCCAGATCtactttgaaaaattttatgtcggtccaaatcaaatttcattgcAAGTTCACATGCCTAGTAGTTGATTAATACATCTAAAATTCACATAACCTATCATATATACGTACATATTAATAATCATTACTCTCCTTTGCATTCATAAGTTTTCCCTATTTAATCTTACTTACactttcttgtatttatttacttttcataATTAATCTTACATTTGAAAAAATAGCATCATGAGAAAAAATACTAGAACTGCAGTCAAATCCCAATATCTTCTTCATTTAATCTAAGCTCTAGCAAATGACTAAATTCATATCAACAGGGTATGGTATAAAATAGGTACTAGTGTTGGTCTTCCCTACACTTACAGGACAATACACAAATAGTTTATTACGTAATACATGAATATGCAGACCCACACATATACAATTCTATTACCAAATTTTCAGGTCCGGGATGTGCTTAATTTTGTGCCATTCCTCTCGTCCCCTTTCACACCGTTGTCCCAGTAGATTGCACCAAGTTATAGTCAAACTTTGGAGTGTCTTCATCATTTGAATGCTGGATGGAAGTGTTTCAAGCTTCGGACAAGACCATAGTGTCAGGTGTCGAAGAGAAGTGAGGTGGTCTCCAAACCAATCTGGCAATGAAGTTAGATTGGGAAATTCAATCAGATCCAGCTTTTGTAGTGCGGCGAAATGTTTGACTTCCTCTGGTAGAGCTGTCGCGTTTGACCATTCGATGCGTAGATGAGTCAGGGATTTGAGCGCTTTAATCCTGCAAAGAAGCAAATTACAGCAGTCGACCAAATTGAGTTCCTGCAAAGAAGCAAGGCCTCGCAATCCTTCTTCTGGCAGAGACTCCAGCTCGGGACATCCCACGATGGTCAACGTCTTCAAAGCCGTGAGGCTAGCCAAGCTTTTGGGTAAGGCTCTTAGATCCTTCATCTCCCTAATATTTAGGAATTCAAGAAGACTAAGATTTTGTAGCATCTCTTCTGGAAAACAACTCAATCCTTCAATCCCCTCAATTTTAAGGGAATTAAGACTAGTGAGATTGGAGATTGAAGCCCATGCCATGTTTGGGCACTTCCAGACATATAAGAACTTTAGGGATGGCATATGTGGCAATGGCAATGTCAACGTTGGGCAATTGATAAAAGACAAGGATTGAAGTTGAGATAACAGGCCCCGAACTTCTCTTCCTAACATTCCTTTTAGGTTGGGCATGTTCCATAACTCCAATTGTTTCAACGATGGGGACCTTGCAACAGCTGCAGTACTCTCCTGGGCCCTAACTTCTGTTACAGTTGAAATCCAAGATGGAAATAATGATGAACCTTTGAAGCCTTCTATACGCAGCAATTCAAGCTTGGGGCAGGGTTTGAGGGCTTCAAGCACTTCCTCATCATTGTACTGTTGAAGCGTTCTTTCGGAATACCAATACAAATTCAACCTGCGGAGACTCTGTTTTTCAATTAAACAAGCTGCTTCTGCATCCTTTTTGTCTTCAATCCTCTCAAGGTGCTCAATTGATAGCTCTCCTCTAAGCATATTTAAGTCTCGCAACTTACTTAGTTGGAAGCCTTTTTTGCCACCCAAGACGACCTTACTCAACGTCCGCAGGCAAGTCAACTTCCCAATTCCACTTGGCATGCGAGTCAATCTCCGGCACTCCTGTAGACAAAGATGTCGAAGATTTCTGAGGAATCTCATGCCTTTGGGTAGACTTCGAAGTTCGACACAACCATTCAGGTTTAAAATTTGTAAATTCCACAAGTCACAGATTGAATTGGGTAGTTCAACAATGTCAGATCTTGAAAGATTTAGATACCTTAAATGTTTCAGTTTGCTTACTGCAGGTAGCAGCTCTGTAAACTCTTCTCCCCACCGTGTTGACCTTACAATGAGAACCCTCAGGGAACCACATTTtgacaagaaagaagaaaataggTCAATGTCTGTGATTGTAATAGGAAAAGCCACTGTTAGCTGATGATATGGCATACCCAATATCATGGTTCTATTTGACTCTGTTCCACCGTGTTTAGCCTTCATTACTGATTGAGCCAGATCATGAACAAGGTCATGCATCCCAAAAGTAAGGACACTGCCAAATGCATCTTTCTCCGCAGCTTGGAACAATGATCTATGATGTAGTTCAGTCACCACAGCATCACCAACATCTTCCACTTCCTTCGTTCCATCAGATGAAATCAATCCATTTGCCATCCACAAATGTATTAcctcttctttttcaattttagatcCCTTAGGAAATACTGCACAATATGCAAAGCAACCTCTCAAGTCTACCGGAAGATTAAGGTAGCTCAATCTCAACGCAGGCAAGATACCTGTTTCATCTTCAGGTAAGTTCCAAATTTCACTGCATTTCACGTAGTTCCattcattttcttcccttttaaATCGTAGAAAGCCTCCGAGGGCCTTTGCAGCTAGTGGAACACCACCACATTTTTGCACAATCTCTTTCCCGATAAATTCAAGTTTAGGATATTCTTCAGCCTCTTGATGACCAAATGCCCGTTGCCTAAATAGTGACCAACATTGATTCTCTGACAAACTCGACAGATGATGTGTTTGTAATGTGCCCATTACTGTGGCAACCTTCTCCATACGAGTTGTCGTGACAATTGAACTACCTCTTGATCCGCATTCCAGAACAGATTTTAGTTTGTCCCATTCCTCTGGATTCTCATTCCAGACATCATCCAGTACAATCAAGTATCTTTTCCCTCTTAACAACTCTTGAAGATTTCTTTGGAGAGGAGCTAATTCTAATTCTTCAGTAGGAGTCCCTCGTATTGAATGAATTAAGGCTTTTATTATCTTCTTCACATCAAATTTCTCTGAAACCCAAACCCAGAGTTTTGGCTCAAAATGCTTGGCTATGCGCTCATCATTGAACACAAATTGGGCAAGTGTTGTCTTTCCAAGGCCTCCAACACCCTCTATAGGGAGAACTGATACATTTTGATAATCTCTATCCTTTTCTTTCATCAAGGTGTGTACAATCTGCTCTTTTTCCTCGTTCCTTCCAAGAACTTCAGGTTCATTTACCATGGGTCCAGTCTCACGGCTTGCATCGAAATAGCTCCCACGCTTCTTATCACTCAAACGAAGCTCTTTTCGCTTTTTAGCTATTGcattaaaattttcaaggatCTCCTTCATCCTTGTCCCAATCCTGTGACGAAACACTAAGTTTCCTGCTACAGGGTAACACATCAAACTAAAACAACCACGATTTTTGTACTTGACTCTTGAGGCTTCAGCCGCGTAAACATCCAATACATCATCGATTTCACAGGCAACACCATTGAGCTCCTGAAACCAGAGTTGTATTGCCTTGTTTGTGAATTGCTTCTGCTCAGCATCTTCAAGGACTGCCTTGATGGTGGAGAGAAAACCTGAAAGCTTTTCCATGTCAGTTGCAACACCACAGAGCAATCCACGCTCCTTCCGGATCATGGAATTCAAAGTATCGATGAGAATTCCCACAAATGTTTCCATCACGTGTGACCTGAAAATCACAGTTCAAGAAAGTTAAATCAATGTTAATCAAGTTATTAGAGATTTATAACTTGATAGACccaatagaaaatgaaaaattcaaCATAGTTATAAGCAAAAGCTGTTTTTCTGTTACTAGTAAACGAAGAAAACATATCTTCTACAATAACATGAAAACATTGTTCGAAGAATACTTATCGATTAATCAaagaaatattttcagaatAATTGGTGGACATGCAAGGTTACAAACTCGAGAAACGTGTTaacaaaatatatacataaggTGGAAGATCATGCATGGAGCTTAGTCTTTGAATCATGAGCCATGGaagataattttaaaaaaaccGATTTAAATGAAGTATTATCCCTATTCCAAAACCAACTTATCAAGAatgttatgaaaaaaaaaaatttgaacaaTCCTGGTGAATGAATTTTAGGAAGAGTTCAAAGTGTACGATATAGAGTCCCAAGGAAAATGGAATCTTTGGATGTTTCAACATTAAAGCCTAAAGTGAGATAGGAGCACATACAAAGGCAATAACCTTTATTCATTTACATGGTTTTATAAGCTCAAGGTTTTCACAAGGAAAAATGGACATTACTATTTGTAGAAAATGGTTTCAAACACCATTTTTATCTCGAGTAAAATTTTTGGGTAAATGACTCCCAATTGTCCCTCAACTTTTACCAATGATTTTGTTTGGTCTTTCAACTTGTATAAGTGTTTATTGAGTTCCTCAACTTATAAATTAAGTTATGAATAGTCCATCCAAGCTAAATCTCATTATGGTAATATTTACTTTCCCACTGAGGTTCAATTTAATGTCTTTTTTCCTACTccaattttaaatataaaacataTCTGTCCTTTTTAATTGTTTCAGTTAGGTATCTAATAGTTAACttatttgaataatttaatATGTGTTGAAAATTCTGAATTTGGCTTTAATTCGTCCCAAAAACTGAATCTAATCAAGACAATTTTCATTCTATTAGACTAAGATTCATTTTAATGTAAGTTTGGCTCCTCCCAAGTTAACTTATAAAGtagtcaaattttccattttaatGGTTTCCATAAATATTGAGTTGTTTGACTAGTTTGGTTACTAGCGGCGAGGAAAGGGTTTTTAGAATCTTCACCACTACCAGATttagaattcaaattttgtaccTAGCAGTTGGGGGTGGAAAGGGTATGGAGAGGGATGGGAGagttagcaaaaaaaaaaaaaaaactagtttgACTAAAAAAACTGATAACAATCTCCTTAACAAATTTTGTCTAAGCATATTAATTCCAATCTACTGTTATGCACATAATCATTCTAGTTTGTCTAAGATTCTAATGACATGTTTAGCCAAAATAGGGTACTTAAAAAAGAAGCACACAAAGAAGAACgaggaaaaaaatcaaaacaagatATTGGGATTTATATTTACGTGTATCTTTTTTGTAATCTTTTCATTGTCAAACGTTATGTTCTTTTCTACAATAACAACTATACAAAAACATTAAATAGTTAAATAAAtctctattatttattttgtatataATCTTTTCTTATTCTTGCTGGATTAATGTTTctctttagattttttttaggTTTATTAGAATTTAAGCAGAATAATTATGATGATGACATTGTAACAAGACTAAATGAGTTAACAAAATTTGTAGCATAAGGCGATGCTAACTTCTCATGTGTTGAAGagtaatttttcatttttttagtatATTTAAATCGTTAGAAATATTGTGTGTGTatttggaaaacaaaattatctcaaataatattttgcttaaATCATAAACAtaattttcaattaattttttacttttaaactACTGTTATATTTTACATGCATCACTTCTCAAAAAGTGCTAtagcaaattttttcaaataatctcctatttAAACAcactcaaattatttttttgttagtcAAATTATTCGGTTATTAAATACTTAAACTATTAAGTGTCATACAATAAAGTAAATggttaattttatatacaccgACGATGTATACACTATTATCGTTAGATTAATGACACATGTGCAAAAgttagattttaaattcaaaatttgcataGTTGTTATTTATCCAAGACTAAAATAGTTGATTTTAGACAATgataagcaaaataaaaaatcaaacctTAAGAGCAAAATGAATATTACCAAACTTGGATTTGATTTGGTGCAACCATTTAAACCAAATTTATAAGTTGAAGAACTTGATAGATGCAACAAAATTATTGCTGAAAGTTGAGAGATTATTGAAGCCTGATACCCAGTTTTTTAGAGACATTTCCAAAAGCAACCCATGTAATTTTTTGGCAACAAAGGGAACATCATGCAGTAAACAAATTaaatgtttttttcttttttttgagaaatttaaaaatcaatacAGACCTAAATTAGGGATATGCAACTTTCTTTTTACACTCaataacttaaaaaatattttcGTTGGACATGCCACCCAAAATATTACTTTATGTTTAACTAGAAGCTATAAACTCATAGAATTAAGCCAGAGACGAATTCAATATCTGTCAAGATCAAAGAGCAAAGCGAAAACTATATGCATAACTATACTAGAAAAAGTGGAAGCAAAATTCCAGcccaaaaatttatttgacgACAAACAAATTATTAGCAAAAGATATTTGGAGAACAAAATAGCGGAAGCtatatttcaaccaaaattttatttgatgTACAAGTTAAAAGAGCATGAGAACTTACTCGAGAAAGTTTAAATACTTTGGCAACAGCTCTGATAAATGTGTAGAAACTCCCCGTATGTTGGAAAGCTATGTactcaaattttgaatttaagcaGAAGAGAATATTAGGATGAAAATGATAATTTccacaaaagaaagaagcaaaTTAACAAGTAGAAGAGATGAACATTTCGATAAAGATAATAATTTCAACCAAAGAAGGAAGCAAATTAATAATAGCAAAAACTTTTGCAATTATTGTCGAATATACAGGAGAAAGTAATAGTAGTAGGTAAGGAATCactaattttattgat from Coffea eugenioides isolate CCC68of chromosome 8, Ceug_1.0, whole genome shotgun sequence encodes the following:
- the LOC113780160 gene encoding disease resistance protein RGA2-like is translated as METFVGILIDTLNSMIRKERGLLCGVATDMEKLSGFLSTIKAVLEDAEQKQFTNKAIQLWFQELNGVACEIDDVLDVYAAEASRVKYKNRGCFSLMCYPVAGNLVFRHRIGTRMKEILENFNAIAKKRKELRLSDKKRGSYFDASRETGPMVNEPEVLGRNEEKEQIVHTLMKEKDRDYQNVSVLPIEGVGGLGKTTLAQFVFNDERIAKHFEPKLWVWVSEKFDVKKIIKALIHSIRGTPTEELELAPLQRNLQELLRGKRYLIVLDDVWNENPEEWDKLKSVLECGSRGSSIVTTTRMEKVATVMGTLQTHHLSSLSENQCWSLFRQRAFGHQEAEEYPKLEFIGKEIVQKCGGVPLAAKALGGFLRFKREENEWNYVKCSEIWNLPEDETGILPALRLSYLNLPVDLRGCFAYCAVFPKGSKIEKEEVIHLWMANGLISSDGTKEVEDVGDAVVTELHHRSLFQAAEKDAFGSVLTFGMHDLVHDLAQSVMKAKHGGTESNRTMILGMPYHQLTVAFPITITDIDLFSSFLSKCGSLRVLIVRSTRWGEEFTELLPAVSKLKHLRYLNLSRSDIVELPNSICDLWNLQILNLNGCVELRSLPKGMRFLRNLRHLCLQECRRLTRMPSGIGKLTCLRTLSKVVLGGKKGFQLSKLRDLNMLRGELSIEHLERIEDKKDAEAACLIEKQSLRRLNLYWYSERTLQQYNDEEVLEALKPCPKLELLRIEGFKGSSLFPSWISTVTEVRAQESTAAVARSPSLKQLELWNMPNLKGMLGREVRGLLSQLQSLSFINCPTLTLPLPHMPSLKFLYVWKCPNMAWASISNLTSLNSLKIEGIEGLSCFPEEMLQNLSLLEFLNIREMKDLRALPKSLASLTALKTLTIVGCPELESLPEEGLRGLASLQELNLVDCCNLLLCRIKALKSLTHLRIEWSNATALPEEVKHFAALQKLDLIEFPNLTSLPDWFGDHLTSLRHLTLWSCPKLETLPSSIQMMKTLQSLTITWCNLLGQRCERGREEWHKIKHIPDLKIW